A DNA window from Nitrospirota bacterium contains the following coding sequences:
- a CDS encoding DUF554 domain-containing protein → MKGYVFNSLLVAGGSLLGLLAGEKVNENVKEAVFTVLGLVTAVVGLRMCLNGGDIIPIVFCLVLGALAGSAFRLEDRVNNALNRMNNAFFSGRYDTEGFVMASTLFCVGSMTIIGSLKDGLNGDGTLIRTKSVMDCFASFLLASRYGRSVAFSAVTVFVVQGALTLFSGSLTALATQRMMSNIDGLGGIIVLAIGLNLLKLKSTKTLDLLPGLLLIVAYGLWSAP, encoded by the coding sequence ATGAAAGGGTATGTGTTCAACAGCCTGCTCGTGGCAGGCGGCAGCCTGCTCGGCCTCCTGGCCGGGGAAAAGGTCAACGAGAACGTCAAGGAAGCCGTGTTCACCGTGCTCGGCCTGGTCACGGCCGTCGTCGGGCTCAGAATGTGCCTGAACGGCGGCGATATCATCCCGATCGTGTTCTGCCTCGTGCTCGGCGCGCTGGCGGGCAGCGCATTCAGGCTTGAGGACCGGGTGAACAATGCCCTGAACCGCATGAACAACGCCTTCTTCTCGGGAAGGTACGACACCGAGGGCTTTGTGATGGCCAGCACCCTGTTCTGCGTCGGCTCCATGACCATCATCGGTTCGCTCAAGGACGGGCTGAACGGCGACGGCACGCTGATCAGGACCAAGTCGGTCATGGACTGCTTCGCGTCTTTCCTCCTGGCCTCGCGCTACGGCAGGTCGGTCGCGTTCTCGGCCGTCACGGTCTTCGTGGTCCAGGGGGCGTTGACCCTCTTCTCCGGCAGCCTGACCGCCCTCGCCACGCAGCGCATGATGAGCAACATCGACGGCCTGGGCGGGATCATCGTTCTCGCCATCGGCCTGAACCTGCTGAAGCTCAAAAGCACCAAGACGCTTGACCTGCTGCCGGGGCTGCTCCTTATCGTGGCCTACGGACTCTGGAGCGCCCCGTGA
- a CDS encoding pyrimidine dimer DNA glycosylase/endonuclease V, which yields MPNDPMRLWSFHPKYLDPKGLVALWREALLAQQVLRGSTIGYRSHPQLERFKAHARPKEAIATYLRSIWREARERGYCFDAARIGPGKTTSRIACTEGQLGYEWKHLLGKLKMRDPERYRELLLASLPDPHPFFIIVPGDIAAWEAAPGRGRQVK from the coding sequence TTGCCCAACGACCCTATGAGACTCTGGTCTTTTCATCCCAAGTATCTTGACCCGAAAGGCCTGGTCGCGCTCTGGCGCGAGGCATTGCTGGCACAACAGGTGCTGCGCGGCAGCACCATAGGCTACCGGAGCCATCCCCAGTTGGAGCGCTTCAAGGCCCACGCGCGTCCTAAAGAGGCGATCGCTACCTATCTCCGGTCGATCTGGCGAGAAGCCCGGGAGCGCGGCTATTGCTTTGACGCGGCCAGGATCGGACCCGGAAAGACGACCAGCCGCATTGCCTGTACGGAAGGCCAGCTCGGGTACGAATGGAAACACCTGCTCGGGAAGCTGAAAATGAGGGACCCGGAGCGCTACCGTGAACTTCTGTTGGCATCCCTGCCCGATCCGCATCCGTTCTTCATCATCGTTCCCGGTGACATTGCAGCCTGGGAGGCGGCCCCTGGCCGCGGGAGGCAGGTAAAATAA
- a CDS encoding leucyl aminopeptidase has product MKIAVVTSTLEKVVTEGAVIPVFEDEKLSGVVERMDRMLGGAIARLVKKGDFKPTAGSVHLLYPEGKLAAERLMLAGLGKRSDLTLNRIRQAAGRASSALRSAGAGDIVIEGDGFGFDNEERAQALTEGAMLGLYRFLQYKTGEENRKKEVRTVSLMTERADSVKAMQRGAKAGEVIAWSTMMVRDMVSSPPADMTPAIVASRAREISREYGLKLQILERGQMERLGMGALLGVASGSVQPPKFIIIEYRKGGSKPFIALVGKTITFDSGGISIKPPENMDKMKDDMAGGAAVLGAIRTAAALKLPLNIVGLLPATENMPSGSAYKPGDILRTLSGQTIEIINTDAEGRLILSDALTYACRFKPAVIVDIATLTGACRVALGQEATGMLGTDERFKEMVRAAGEKTGERVWEMPLWEGYYENIKSDIADMKNAGGRDGGVITAAALLSKFVEKYPWVHLDIAATAWTDKDRPYTPKGATGIGMRLLTQFLRDYAADGR; this is encoded by the coding sequence ATGAAGATCGCTGTCGTTACGAGTACTCTTGAAAAGGTCGTGACCGAGGGGGCAGTCATCCCGGTCTTCGAAGATGAGAAACTCTCCGGCGTCGTCGAACGGATGGACCGGATGCTGGGCGGCGCGATCGCCAGGCTCGTGAAAAAGGGCGACTTCAAGCCCACGGCCGGCAGTGTCCATCTCCTCTATCCGGAGGGCAAACTCGCGGCGGAGCGGCTGATGCTTGCGGGCCTCGGCAAGCGGAGCGACCTGACACTGAACAGGATCAGGCAGGCGGCGGGCAGGGCGTCGTCCGCCCTGCGCTCGGCTGGAGCCGGGGATATCGTGATCGAAGGGGACGGCTTCGGCTTTGATAACGAGGAGAGGGCCCAGGCCCTTACCGAGGGAGCCATGCTCGGCCTCTACCGGTTCCTGCAATACAAGACCGGGGAGGAGAACCGGAAAAAAGAGGTACGCACGGTCTCCCTCATGACGGAACGCGCGGATTCCGTCAAAGCAATGCAGCGGGGCGCGAAGGCCGGCGAGGTGATCGCCTGGTCCACGATGATGGTGCGGGACATGGTCAGTTCGCCGCCGGCGGACATGACGCCCGCGATCGTCGCGTCCCGCGCGAGGGAAATCTCCCGTGAGTACGGCCTGAAGCTGCAGATACTGGAGCGCGGGCAGATGGAGAGACTCGGTATGGGCGCACTCCTCGGCGTCGCATCGGGCAGCGTGCAGCCACCCAAGTTCATCATCATCGAGTACCGGAAGGGCGGCAGCAAGCCGTTCATCGCGCTCGTGGGCAAGACCATCACCTTCGACTCGGGTGGCATCTCGATCAAGCCCCCGGAGAACATGGACAAGATGAAGGACGATATGGCGGGCGGCGCCGCGGTGCTCGGCGCGATCCGGACCGCGGCCGCGCTCAAGCTCCCGCTCAACATCGTCGGCCTCCTCCCGGCAACGGAGAACATGCCCAGCGGAAGCGCGTACAAGCCGGGCGACATCCTGCGCACCCTGTCGGGCCAGACGATCGAGATCATCAACACCGACGCGGAGGGCAGGCTGATCCTCTCCGATGCGCTCACGTACGCCTGCCGGTTCAAGCCCGCCGTCATCGTGGACATCGCCACGCTGACAGGCGCCTGCAGGGTCGCCCTCGGCCAGGAGGCTACGGGCATGCTCGGCACCGACGAGCGGTTCAAAGAGATGGTCCGCGCGGCCGGCGAGAAAACCGGTGAGCGCGTGTGGGAGATGCCGCTCTGGGAAGGCTATTATGAAAACATCAAGAGCGACATCGCTGACATGAAGAACGCCGGCGGCCGGGACGGCGGCGTGATCACCGCTGCGGCACTCCTCTCGAAGTTCGTGGAGAAGTATCCCTGGGTGCACCTCGACATCGCGGCCACGGCCTGGACCGACAAGGACCGGCCCTACACCCCGAAAGGCGCCACGGGCATCGGCATGCGGCTTCTGACGCAGTTCCTGCGTGATTACGCGGCGGATGGCCGGTAA
- a CDS encoding septal ring lytic transglycosylase RlpA family protein, with amino-acid sequence MRSVVGGSRAGMRQGLMLAVLLLAAACAEKQFPAASSSVSPSVPPAAPAAEARSAQTRTASAQTVTYQETGIASWYGREFQGRKTASGEIFDMNALSAAHRTLPLGTVIRVTNLENLKSIKLTVNDRGPFSGNRVLDLSYGAARELGFIAQGTARVRIEALEQPNGNATYTVQAAVFTEAESAQLLKDRLSRKYEVITITPFETNLGRLYRVRVGSYGTLEKAELVAGKLKLEGLEPYVVRKD; translated from the coding sequence ATGCGAAGCGTGGTCGGGGGCAGCAGGGCGGGGATGCGCCAGGGTCTGATGCTCGCTGTTCTCCTGCTGGCAGCGGCATGCGCGGAAAAGCAGTTTCCGGCGGCATCCTCTTCTGTATCCCCGTCTGTTCCCCCAGCAGCGCCGGCTGCTGAGGCCCGGTCCGCTCAAACACGGACGGCTTCAGCGCAGACTGTGACTTACCAGGAAACGGGGATAGCCTCCTGGTACGGCAGGGAATTTCAGGGCAGGAAGACGGCCAGCGGCGAAATTTTCGACATGAATGCCCTCTCGGCAGCTCACCGCACCCTGCCGCTCGGCACGGTCATCCGCGTCACCAATCTCGAAAACCTCAAGAGCATCAAACTCACGGTGAACGACCGAGGACCTTTTAGCGGCAACAGGGTCCTGGACCTCTCCTACGGAGCTGCCCGCGAGCTCGGCTTTATCGCACAAGGCACGGCACGGGTCAGGATCGAGGCGCTGGAGCAGCCGAACGGGAACGCGACCTATACGGTTCAGGCAGCGGTCTTTACCGAAGCGGAGAGCGCCCAGCTGCTGAAGGACCGGCTTTCCCGGAAGTACGAGGTCATCACGATCACTCCTTTTGAGACGAACCTCGGGAGGCTCTACCGGGTCCGGGTCGGTTCGTACGGAACCCTGGAGAAGGCTGAACTGGTCGCAGGCAAGCTGAAACTGGAAGGGCTCGAGCCCTATGTTGTGCGGAAGGACTGA